The Myxococcus fulvus sequence CGCCGCGCTCGACACCGAAGGGCGCCTGCTCGCCGCCTTCGAGGACGTGGGCCGACACAACGCCGTGGACAAAGTGGTCGGCGCGCTCGTCCTCGCCCCCGATTTGACGCGTCAGCCCGTGCTCCTCGCCGTGAGCGGACGCGTCAGCTTCGAAATCATCCAGAAGGCCGTCCGCGCCCGAATCCCTGTCGTCGCGGGGGTTTCCGCGGCCACCACCCTGTCCGTGGACCTGGCCCTGCGTTCCGGCGTGACGCTGGCCACGTTCGTCCGGGACGGCCGCTTCAACGTCCACTCCCACGCGGAACGCCTGGCCGGCGCATAAACCCATGAAATCCTGGCACCCGGCCCGCATGCATCCAGTGCCCCCACCACGGACGTACCCCTCCACGTCAGACCGGCACCGTAGATGCAGTATCCCGCATGGACTCCTTCGCAGCGGGGAAGCGAAGGAACCCATCCCGGTGTTCGCTGGGACCCCGTGAGATGCGACGAGAGTCGGATGATCCAAAGATTTCACACCATGTCACGTCTTACTCACGGTGCGGGGGGTTGCAACGCGCCGCACAAGCATGGCAAAAAGCAGTTCTTTCCGACTTGAAGATTTTCAGCCTCAACGGCAGCCTCTATCTGGACTGAACGCTCGGTCGAGCAGGTAGAGGGGGGTGGACACGATGAGCAGCGCAAGTACTGGTGCGGCGGTCGGTGCTCCTGGGTCGGCATCCGCTCAGGGCAACATGGGGGTCGTCGCGGCGGAAGAGCTGGTTCCGGGGCCGAAGCTGGCGCCTGGCTTCGCGGCGAAGCTGAACCTGACGGTGGACCTGGTCCTGATGACGGTGGTGCTGACGGCCTCGGCGTGGCTGGACGGCCAGCTGGGCGCGGAGCCCGGATGGTTCCTGCCCGCCGTCGTGCTCGCGTCGCTGGTGGTGTGGATCATCACCGGCACGGCCCTGTGTCTTTACGACTCGCGCTTCGCCGAGCGCAGCCGGCTGGACCACGTCGCGCTGGTGTCGGTGACGACGCTCGCCGTGGTGACGGTGCTCGCGGTGGCGAACCTGGCCCTGCCGGAGACCCTGAAGGTCCCGGGCCTGGCGCCCCTGCTCATCCTGTTCTGGCCGGTGGCGCTGCTGCTGCGCCTGTTCGTCTTCCGTCCGGTGGCGGCGCAGGAGCGCCCCATGGACGCGGTGCTCATCGTCGGCACGGGGGCCATGGGCCGCTACTCCGGTGAGGACCTGACGCGCCGCGGCCGCCGGCAGATCCTGGGCTACGTGCGCTTCCACGACGACACGGGCTCCATCGGCGAGCTGCCCTCGAAGGTGCTCGGCACGGTGGATGACCTGGAGCACATCCTGCGCAACACGGCGGTGGACGAGGTCTACATCGCCGGCAACACGCTCAAGCAGGGCGAGGCGATGCAGGCCGCCATCAAGCTGGCCGAGCGCTTCGGCGTGCCCTTCGCGCTGCCCGCGCACACCTTCCGCCTGGACCGCGCGCGCCCCGTCGACAGCCGCGCCGTGGCGGACGGCTTCCTGCACTTCGCGGCGGTGAGCCCCAAGCCGCACCAGATGGCGATGAAGCGCCTGTTCGACATCTGCGTGTCCGCGGTGGCGCTGTGGATGCTCCTGCCGCTGCTCGGCTTCGTGGCGCTGATGGTGAAGCTCACGTCGAAGGGGCCCATCTTCTTCAAGCAGTACCGCGTCGGGCAGAACGGCAAGCCGTTCTACATGCTCAAGTTCCGCTCCATGGTGGTGAACGCGGAGGAGCTCAAGGAGAAGCTGGCCACGCTCAACGAGCAGTCGGGCCCGGTCTTCAAGATGAAGAACGACCCGCGAATCACGGGCATCGGCCGCTTCATCCGCAAGTTCTCCATCGACGAGCTGCCCCAGTTCATCAACGTGCTGCGCGGGGAGATGAGCATCGTCGGTCCGCGGCCGCCGGTGCCCAGCGAGGTGGCCAAGTACGAGACGTGGCAGCGCCGCCGGCTGTCGGTGCGCCCGGGCCTGACGTGCATCTGGCAGGTCTCCGGCCGCAACCAGATTTCCTTCGAGGAGTGGATGTACCTGGACATGCAGTACATCGACCACTGGACGCTGACGAGCGACCTGCGCCTGCTGCTGCAGACGGTGCCGGTGGTCATCACGGGTCGCGGGGCCAGCTAGGCTTCCAGGCGACCTGACTTCCCGCGGGGGTGGCATTGACGTGCCGCCCCCGCTCGTCTTCTATGCACCCGGGCCGTCCGGCCGACGCCGGGAGCGCCCGACTCCCCACCGTGACTACCCACAGCGAATCCTCTCAGCAAACCGCCCAGGAGCATGAGCGCTCCCACGAGGCGATGGGCGCGGTGCGCAACGGCCTGCAGCTCGGCGGCTCGCTGCTGGTGACGTACGCCATCGCCTTCGGCATCCGTCCGCTGCTGACGCACTACCTGTCGCCAGAGGCCTTCGGGCGCTTCAACTGGGCGGACAGCTTCTCCGCCATCTTCTTCATCGCCACGAACCTGGGCCTGGAGATGTACATCCGCAAGGAGGTGTCGCGACGGCCGGAGCACGCCAGCGACTTCTTCGGCGCCTCCATGCTGCTGCGGCTCATCCTCACCGTCGTCCTGATGGGCGCGCTGTCGCTCGTCATGGCGTGGCGCCAGGACCCGCCGGAGATGCGCGCGCTGGTGTACGTGTTCGGCGTCGCGCAGCTGCTCGTCATGTGCAACGCGTCCATGGCGGCGCTGCTGCACGCCAAGGGCAAGGTCGCGGGGCTGTCCATCTCCAACGTCGTCACCAAGGTGGTGTGGGGCGGCGGCCTGCTCGCGGTGGGTGTGCTGGGGTTGCCCCTGCCGTGGCTCGCGGTGCCCGTCGTGGCGTCGGAGGCCATCAAGCTGGGCATCGGCTGGTACCTGGCGCGCGTGCACATGGGCCTGGTGTTCCGCGTGGACTTCCCCGCCACGTGGAAGGTGTGCAAGGCGGGCCTGCCGTACTTCCTCACCGCCGCGGCGCTCGCCACCAACGGGCGGCTGGACATCATGATTCTGGGGATGCTCGGCAGCCACGAGGAGGTGGGTTGGTACTCCGCCGCGTGGAGCATCTCCAACGTCACCTTCGCGCTGAACCCCGTCATGGGCTGGGTGCTGTTGCCGCTGATGTCGCGCGCCGCCGCGCGCTCGGAGGACGAGGTCAGCGCCATCGCCCGTCGCGCGCTCGAGGGGACGCTCGCCGTCACGGTGCCCATGATGATGCTCATCGTGATGGGCGCGCCGCTGTGGATTGGCCTCCTGGGCCGCGACTACTCGCTGGCCGTCAACCTGCTGCGCCTGCAGTCGCCGCTGTTCGTGCTCGCGTTCGTGACGATGACGTGCGGCGCGTGGCTCACGATGACGAACCGCGAGTGGTGGGTGACGGGCACCAGCATCTTCGGCAGCCTGTTGCTCAACCCGCTGCTCAACCTGCTGCTCGTGCCCCGGCTGTACGCGAAGTATGGCGACGGCGGCGGCGCGGCGGGCACGGCGATTTCGCTGCTGCTGATGGAGGTGGTCATCACCATCATCATGCTCGGCCGCATGGGCCGCTCCGCGGTGGACCGCCGGCTGCTCGTGCGCGTGGCGAAGACGGCGGTGGTGTGCGTGGCCATCGTCGCGCTGGACCGCACGGTGCTCGCGCCGCTGTCCGACTGGCCGCGGCTCATCGTCGAGGCCTCGTTGTACGTCGTGGGTGTGCTGGCGCTCGGCGCGGTGAAGCCGGGCGAGGTGCTCGCGGTGGTGAAGCTGGCGCGCCGCCGAGGCGACCCCCAACCGGAGCCGGCCGTCGTGGCCGTCGCTCCCGCGCCCTGAAGGAGCCCCATGCCCTCCCCGCTCCGCTCCCTGCTCCGCCCGGCCTCACGCGTGCTCACCGCCGCCGCGCTGGTGCTCGTGGCCTCCGGCTGCACGGGGCTCGGCAAGTACACCTGGGTGGACGAGTACCAGGAGAAGCCGCCCCCGCTGGACGCCAGCTACCGCATCGCCGCGGGCGACCTGCTCAACATCCGCGTGTGGAACCAGGAGTCGCTCACCACGCAGGCGCGCGTGCGCGATGACGGGCGCATCAGCCTGCTGTTCCTGGACGACGTGGAGGCCGCGGGCCACAGCCCGGCCATGCTGTCGCAGCAAATCCAGACGCGGCTGAAGGACTACATCAACCACCCCGTCGTCACGGTGGCGCTGGAGATGCCGCGCCCCATCAAGGTGACCATGGTGGGCGAGGTCAACCGCATCGGTCCGCTGGAAATCGACGTGGGCGCCAGCCTGCTGCAGGCCCTGGCCGGCGCGGGCGGCTTCACCGAGTACGCGCACAAGGACCGCATCTTCGTCATGCGCCAGGACGACGGACAGGCGCCCGTGCGCATCCGCTTCCGCTACCAGGACCTCATCCACGCCGAGGGGCGCGCGCCGTCGTTCCGCCTGCGCCCCGGTGACGTGGTGGTGGTGGAGTGAGCGGTGCTGGGGGCGGCGCTCACCGCGATGTGGCTGGAGGTCTGTGGGGCCTCCGTCACCTACACCGCGTCGGTGCGGGTGGACTCGCGCGTGCGCTCCAACGAGGACCCCGCCGAGGATGCGCCCACCCTCGCCGCTGACACCGACTTCACGCCGATTCTCGGCCTGGAGCGGCGCGAGGGGAACACGTCGCTCCAACTGGACTACGCGCCGCGCATCAGCCTGCGCGAGGTGACGTCGCGGGCGCGCACGGAGATTCAGCACATCGGCCGCTTCGCCGCGCTCTGGCGCCCCGAGCGGGGCCTGTCCTTCCGGCTGAGCGAGGAGCTGGTGCTGGGCAGCGTGAACCTGCTCACGCTCGACGCGCTGCCCTCGCTGGACCCGGACCCCATCGACCCGGACGGCCCCATCCGGCCGCCGCAGGGCGGAGGTCCGCTGCAGCCCCTGCCCGAGGCGGACACCGTCCACTTCCTCTCCTCCGCCACCTCGCTCACCGGCGAGACGGGCTGGCTGGGGCGGCGCTGGCAGCTGTCCGGCACCACCGGCTTCACCGTGAGCGGCGGCCTGGACGGGCCCGCGCGCGAGGCGGTGCCCCTGCAGTACGGCCCGCGCCTGGACGTGTCCCTGAGCCACGCGCTGTCCCCGCTCAGCGCCATCACCACCTCGGCCGCCGCCACCTACGCGCGCTTCTCCACCGGGGCCAACAACACCGTGGTGACGCTGACGGAGAGCTGGACGGGCCGGATGACCCGCCGCACGGGCCTGGAGGCCGGCGTGGGCGCGAGCATTGTCCACACCGTGACAGCGCCCGGCGGAGTCGAGCCGGACCCGGCGCCTCGGACGGAAGTGCTCCCCAACCTGACGCTCGCGGTGGGGCACCGCATCCCCTCGCGCACGGCGGACTTCGACGGGCGGCTGGGCGTGCGCGTCTCCCCCTTCACGGACCGGCTGACGGCGCGCGTCTACCCTCGCGCGGACCTCACCGCGACGGGGACGTGGGCGCTGGGGCCTCGGGTTCGCGTGGGCACCACCGCGGGGACGGCCTTCGCGGTGGGCGGGGCCACCGGTGACAGGTTGGTGTCCGGCGGGGTGACGGCGTCCTGGATTCTCAACACCTGGATGTCGGTGGACGCGGATACCCGGGGGACGTGGAGCCGCTCGCCCGAGCTGCCGGCGGCCCGGTTCCAATGGGCGGCGGTGCTGGGCCTGTCGCTGCGGCAAACTGGTATCCTCTGAGCCAAAGCGAAGGCCATGGCGAAGCTCATCCTGATGTCCGTCCTCATCCTCACGATTGCCCTTCCCGCGAAGGCGGCGAGGGACCCGAATCCGTCGCGAGGACTGAAGAAGGCCATCCTGTGGGTGATCCTCTTCAACGCGGCATACACCTACGGCGTCATCGTCTGGGTGCCACGGCTCGGCTTCCACTGAGCGCGACTGAGAAGAAAGGCTGACGACGCAATGGAGCCCCAAATGCACACGGTCCTCCTGGTGGAGGACGCGCCCTTCTTCCGGAAGATGCTGGGCGACTACCTGCGTGCCATGGGATTCAAGCAGGTGGTGGAGCTGCCCAACGGGCAGGCCGCGCTCAAGCACCTGGCGAGCGCGGAGCGTCCGGACCTCGTGTGCCTGGACCTGACGCTGCCGGACATCTCCGGCTACGACTTGTGTGAGCACATCCGCAAGAACCCGGGCATGGCGGACGTGCCGGTGTTGGTGGTGAGCGCGCGGGACCTGCCCGAGGACAAGGCCCACGCCGAGGAGGCGGGCGCCAACAGCTACCTGGGCAAGCCCTTCACGCAGGATGAGTTCTCCAAGCGGGTGAAGCACCTGCTCAAGAACGCGCCCGCGAGGAGGACCTCGTGACGGCGCCGGCCCTCGGGCCTCGGGGCCCCCGGGCCGCCCCCGCTGCTCCGGCGTACACGCCCGAGCGCGTGGAGACGAACGCACCGTCGGACCTCATCGACTGGGGCTTCGCCATCGACGCGGTCTTCTATTTGAAGAACGCGGTGCTGCGGCATTGGTTCCTGGCGTTGGTGGTGATGGTGGCGGTGTCCGGCCTGGCGGCGGGCGTCACCAAAATCATGCCGCGCAAGTACCACGTCGAGACGCGCATGCTCACGCAGCGCAACTTCATCATCGCCTCGCTGGCGAACCCGGGCCGCTCCATTCCGGTGGACGCGGACCAGCCCACGCGCGCGGCGTGGGAGATGGTGATGAAGGCCGACAACCTGAAGGCCGTGGTCCGGGACGCGAAGCTGGTGGAGTACTGGGAGCTGCAGCGCTCGCCCATGAGCAAGCTGAAGGAGAAGCTCTTGCGCAAGCCGCCGCCGCCCATGACGGACGAGGACAAGGCGGACGCGCTCAGCGCCATGCTGGAGCAGTCCATGCTGGTGATGGTGGAGGGCGGCACGGGCACGGTGACCATCGGCGTGGACTGGAGCGACCCGCAGCTGGCGCTCAACATCGTCGAGGCGGCGCAGAAGAACTTCCTGGAGATGCGGCAGCAGGCGGAGATGGGCGCGGTGGCGGAGGCCATCACCATCCTGGACAAGCAGGTGGTGGACGAGGCCGAGGGCATCAAGCAGGCCATCGCGTCGCTGGACGCCACGGTGAAGCGGGTGGAGGCCAAGCGCAAGCGCGAGGAGGCCAAGCAGAACAAGGGCCGGGGCGGCGCGGCGGCGCAGGCGGCGGGGGGGCTGGGCATCAACACGAACCACCTGCTCGCGC is a genomic window containing:
- the epsV gene encoding PCP family exopolysaccharide biosynthesis protein EpsV is translated as MTAPALGPRGPRAAPAAPAYTPERVETNAPSDLIDWGFAIDAVFYLKNAVLRHWFLALVVMVAVSGLAAGVTKIMPRKYHVETRMLTQRNFIIASLANPGRSIPVDADQPTRAAWEMVMKADNLKAVVRDAKLVEYWELQRSPMSKLKEKLLRKPPPPMTDEDKADALSAMLEQSMLVMVEGGTGTVTIGVDWSDPQLALNIVEAAQKNFLEMRQQAEMGAVAEAITILDKQVVDEAEGIKQAIASLDATVKRVEAKRKREEAKQNKGRGGAAAQAAGGLGINTNHLLAQMRFMVQTKRRAISDVEEFRARRLTELRNQLAEQRVIYSPQHPLITDLEQRIIALQEDSPQLVALRSELNELINEYMRNGGDPGELEQGTTGGPLLGAAAFGGPTTADNPEVSVAADRVRMLVMRHQEKMRRLDQAKTELEISRASMKHRFSVLSPPTFPEKPSKPKVQLILAAGVMGGIAMGVFAAVALDIIRRRILEKWQVERILKLPVLAELERR
- the epsZ gene encoding exopolysaccharide biosynthesis polyisoprenyl-phosphate hexose-1-phosphate transferase EpsZ → MDTMSSASTGAAVGAPGSASAQGNMGVVAAEELVPGPKLAPGFAAKLNLTVDLVLMTVVLTASAWLDGQLGAEPGWFLPAVVLASLVVWIITGTALCLYDSRFAERSRLDHVALVSVTTLAVVTVLAVANLALPETLKVPGLAPLLILFWPVALLLRLFVFRPVAAQERPMDAVLIVGTGAMGRYSGEDLTRRGRRQILGYVRFHDDTGSIGELPSKVLGTVDDLEHILRNTAVDEVYIAGNTLKQGEAMQAAIKLAERFGVPFALPAHTFRLDRARPVDSRAVADGFLHFAAVSPKPHQMAMKRLFDICVSAVALWMLLPLLGFVALMVKLTSKGPIFFKQYRVGQNGKPFYMLKFRSMVVNAEELKEKLATLNEQSGPVFKMKNDPRITGIGRFIRKFSIDELPQFINVLRGEMSIVGPRPPVPSEVAKYETWQRRRLSVRPGLTCIWQVSGRNQISFEEWMYLDMQYIDHWTLTSDLRLLLQTVPVVITGRGAS
- the epsW gene encoding exopolysaccharide biosynthesis response regulator EpsW, which translates into the protein MEPQMHTVLLVEDAPFFRKMLGDYLRAMGFKQVVELPNGQAALKHLASAERPDLVCLDLTLPDISGYDLCEHIRKNPGMADVPVLVVSARDLPEDKAHAEEAGANSYLGKPFTQDEFSKRVKHLLKNAPARRTS
- the epsX gene encoding exopolysaccharide export protein EpsX; protein product: MLGAALTAMWLEVCGASVTYTASVRVDSRVRSNEDPAEDAPTLAADTDFTPILGLERREGNTSLQLDYAPRISLREVTSRARTEIQHIGRFAALWRPERGLSFRLSEELVLGSVNLLTLDALPSLDPDPIDPDGPIRPPQGGGPLQPLPEADTVHFLSSATSLTGETGWLGRRWQLSGTTGFTVSGGLDGPAREAVPLQYGPRLDVSLSHALSPLSAITTSAAATYARFSTGANNTVVTLTESWTGRMTRRTGLEAGVGASIVHTVTAPGGVEPDPAPRTEVLPNLTLAVGHRIPSRTADFDGRLGVRVSPFTDRLTARVYPRADLTATGTWALGPRVRVGTTAGTAFAVGGATGDRLVSGGVTASWILNTWMSVDADTRGTWSRSPELPAARFQWAAVLGLSLRQTGIL
- the wzx gene encoding exopolysaccharide biosynthesis flippase; this translates as MGAVRNGLQLGGSLLVTYAIAFGIRPLLTHYLSPEAFGRFNWADSFSAIFFIATNLGLEMYIRKEVSRRPEHASDFFGASMLLRLILTVVLMGALSLVMAWRQDPPEMRALVYVFGVAQLLVMCNASMAALLHAKGKVAGLSISNVVTKVVWGGGLLAVGVLGLPLPWLAVPVVASEAIKLGIGWYLARVHMGLVFRVDFPATWKVCKAGLPYFLTAAALATNGRLDIMILGMLGSHEEVGWYSAAWSISNVTFALNPVMGWVLLPLMSRAAARSEDEVSAIARRALEGTLAVTVPMMMLIVMGAPLWIGLLGRDYSLAVNLLRLQSPLFVLAFVTMTCGAWLTMTNREWWVTGTSIFGSLLLNPLLNLLLVPRLYAKYGDGGGAAGTAISLLLMEVVITIIMLGRMGRSAVDRRLLVRVAKTAVVCVAIVALDRTVLAPLSDWPRLIVEASLYVVGVLALGAVKPGEVLAVVKLARRRGDPQPEPAVVAVAPAP
- the epsY gene encoding exopolysaccharide export protein EpsY, whose product is MPSPLRSLLRPASRVLTAAALVLVASGCTGLGKYTWVDEYQEKPPPLDASYRIAAGDLLNIRVWNQESLTTQARVRDDGRISLLFLDDVEAAGHSPAMLSQQIQTRLKDYINHPVVTVALEMPRPIKVTMVGEVNRIGPLEIDVGASLLQALAGAGGFTEYAHKDRIFVMRQDDGQAPVRIRFRYQDLIHAEGRAPSFRLRPGDVVVVE